The DNA region CAGCTTCAATAAATCATTGGAGAAGGTTTTCTTCtggagggattttctcaaaATCCTTATAAATCCTGATCATGAGTTTCAGTTCCCCTACAAACCTGCTGGATTCaggtatttaatttatatatggttTAGCAATTAGCTACTGCGTGCATTCTTCATTATAAGTACTGATCATAATAAAATGCTAGTCAGTGACTAGATCTTCAAAGGTGAATCATATAGTTTCTGTGATCAATTCGGCTTGAAcagataaaatttttatttatcatctatacattatatatttaataaaaaataataatatataatatgtggtgTAAGGATGGATTAGGATTTTTTTGTCTTCTAGTTTCatgattttttcatttaaaaatgagtaatgttacatacagtcgtaaaaTTATAAACGCTGtacaatcgttttaaaaaagagtgagatctacgattaaaaaattaattttttttcatatagatctcatattaattcatttttctaaaataattacacgCCGCTTATATAATCactattataaatatcatttctctttgtaAAGAGTACTTTCCTACACCTACAAGTGCAAGCTGATCATGTTCAGAATGGCCAGTACTAATTGTCTACTCATAATTGCCATGGGCCCATGATCATGTTTGAGTGATTGGACTGACTTTGAGATGGTATTTCCTACTTACGaggtatatataattaatatcgGCCGATGCAATACGATGACGTTCCTATATACTAGTTGACATATTAATCCTGAATGATGAAATCATGATAaagaataattaatattaatttctgTAAAATGAATTCTAATATTAGTTTGGGAAAATGATTTATACGGATTTTAAATAGACAAATCTTCTTGTAAAAAGTTAGACTCCActttaaaaagttgtaaaaaaaaactattctttattagtatgatttattttttacaatgaTATAAGACTTGTCtagttaagtttttttttttttaagaagatgaCGGTATCTCAATTATATTGATAACCCTCATTTATAATAGAGAAAAACCGTGATTACAAACTAGAAGCCTAAGggttataaatattaaaaaagatcaAAATCCAAGCAGCAAAAAGCCTAGCCATCAAAACAAAATTCCAAAATGactaaaaaattacattacaacCAACCAAAAAAACCTTCTGCAAGAAAAAGACAGGGCAAGCAAATATATAATAGcatatcaaagaaaaaatagaggtaAGAAGAAATGTACCTCACCAAGATATTCGCAAGTAAGGAAGACCAATTCATCCCTGCAAAGGAGGCCTCTTAGCTTGCTGGGCAAAGTACCTCTATCCTCAAACCATTCCATATTAAGACCCCTAGTACTAAGCTTAGCAAGTAAATCAGCCACAACATTTCCTTCACATGATACATGACTCACTCTATAATCCAGGCAATTAAGGCAAGCCTGAAGCTCGTCTCAATAATCTTCAAGATATCAATTATTGCAATTATTGAAGATTTTCAAGAGGCTAGGACAAATGATCAGTCAAAGATAAAAAGTGAAGTTATCATGGGAAGTGACAGTCAAACGTAGATTAAGCCGACACAAGGATTCATAAAAGCAAATTGGGATGCTTCTTTAGGCACACAAAACTTGGGACTTGGTATTGTCTAGCTTGAGGAATGGTATTGGAGAAGTCCTGGCTTGTGCTTGTTATAAAAAACCACCAGTTTCTAATTCTACTATAGCAGAAACTATGGCACTATGGTAGGCTGTCGAACTGAGTAATGAATTGGGTTTTAATAGTCAAACTTGAAGGGGATGCTCAAGTGGTGGTACAAGTTGTTAATAGTGAGGATGATGACTTTTCTCCTAGTGGGCATATAGTAGAAGATGTTAAAGttgttttgagagagagaagggcATGGAAGGTTCAATTTacaagaagagaaggaaatagGGTGGCAAATTCGTAAGCGAAACAAGCTTTATTAGTTGAACATGATCAAATTTGGATTGATGAGTGTCCAGAATTTATTTCTTTACAAGTTTGTAAGGAGTCAAATTATACTGGTGCAACTTTTGATAGATAAATATACGAGGTTTCCttttttattccaaaaaaaaaaaaagataccaaTTATTGCATTCTCCCTTTAGAATCTAGTTCACCAAAATTTGAGAGTATGTCTCAATATCAATcgaaaaaaattaagttgacAACACCTCCTAAAACTTTCTAGCAAACTTCTCAATTCagcaaaattattaaaacattGGCTTAAGAAAACAGAATAGGCCACATGCATCTTACTTAGCATTTTAGGCTTGTACACTCgtttagtttatttattgatgCTGTTGCTACTCATTAGTTTATTTGTTGCTGTTGTTGCAGGGAGGTTTCATTGGATTACTGCAAAAGAATCCGGGAAGTGGCAAGGGAATTACTCAAAGCAATATCAATGAGCTTGGGATTGGAACCCTGCTACATCGAAAAGGCCACGAATCTGGAATCAGGTTTGCAAGTCTTTGCTGCAAACCTTTACCCTCCCTGTCCACAGCCTGAACTTGCGATGGGCTTGCCACCACATTCGGACCACGGCCTCTTGACTCTTCTAGTGCAGAATGGAATTGGTGGCCTCCAAACACAGCACAATGGGAATTGGGTCAAGGTCAATGCCATTCCCAACTCCTTTCTGGTCAATACTGCCGATCAGCTCGAGGTGCAAAgcttctttattctttatttcATCGTTCATAAACAACAAGTACTGATACATatgatttcttatatatatatatcaatcacttgaaagaaaaagataataaaatttaagatgaaaaatatcatttttttcttaatccaaTACTGTCGTATATTCTAATTTCTACGTACACaatgatgttttatttttgtattagaTTTTGAGTAATGGGAAGTACAAGAGTAACGTGCATCGAGCAGTGGTGAACGGCAAAGCTACGAGGATATCGCTCGGCATTGCGAACGGGCCTTCATTGGAGACGATGATCAGGCCAGCACCTGAGTTGGAAAGCAAGGAGCAGCCAGCAGCATACATTGGGATGACATACAAAGGCTACTTGGAACTTCAACAAGGCAACCAACTTGATGGGAAATCCTGCTTGGATCGTGTTCGagctttcaattaattaatgaatgttGTCGTACGTACTGTAATAATTTGTCAATCATCAAGATTCAAGACGCTAGCTGTTCTTGATGGTCGATACTCAAGTATTTATGCTTTCAAGTGCTttcgaataataattaattaattaaaaatatgtcacgtgataaatttaatttaaataaacattctagaaaaaagagaaaaaaagtctAAAACTAGGAATGTTGGTACTTGGCTGATGCCTCCATCCGGACTTTTGTGTTGAAGACTTGCAGGTCTCACACTAGTATACCGTGTTTGGAACCACAGGGTAGTTAATGGGGACGCGCGAGACCGACAGAGATCTAAATAATATAAGGCTGTTGCCCTTGTCACATGagcttttcactctctctcgctCTTTCCGACACGCAGCTCTTTCTTTCCATCAAAGCCCACAGTAGTCTCAAATCAACACTCCATCTAATTCCTTCTTCAGTTCTTATTCTTCTCTTTAAAGGTAAGTTCACGCACCgatcttacattttttttttcgtcttaACGGTTTCCGTTTCCATCATTCAGTTTATCAATCCAAAGCTTACTTTTATTTATcccgaatttttttttattcttttttcccCTTGAGATTATCTCCTGTTTGGTTAATGAGAAAACAGAGGCAAATGATAAGGAAAGAAAGGCACTTGGGAcaattttttatctttcaattGGTAAACTATCCTGCAGTAAGCCATTCAAAATTTAACTGATAAACAGCTACTTCTGTATTTCGTTCCCTAGGGTCTAGGAGTTTGGCTTGAAATTAAACTCTGTTTCGATCTCAAGAAGTGGTGAATTCTATATTTTTAGCGAGTTCTGTTTTGAAGATCGAGAAATTGATctcaataaaaagaaagaaaaagaaaagaaaagaaattggccTTAATCAACATCAAATATGGTTGCTAGATTTTCTCGGATGAGAGGAAATTTATGGTTTTTCTTAGGTCTCAACTAATGGATGCAAGACTAAGGTCTTAAAAGCAtgcttttatattctttttctttaatcttATAGCAAACAAAAtggtgcattttttattttttattttattttatttttatcttgcgTTCTCAGATTGCCTTTGTTGATCAAAGTAGATGGGGCGGAAGAAAAAGAACAAGCGGCTTCCGATGTTCAAAGGTCTAGACTATTCCCTTTTTTGTGTTTCTGTGCcattattatcatcatcatgtcAATTTAGGATTTTTATGGTGTTTCATGGGAATTGATAATCAGTTAAATGTATTCTAAATAATACCCATTTCCTGAAAGTGCAGAACTCAATAAGAAAGCAATCGATTGATGTAGTGGTTTCTCCCAGTGTTCCAGTGAAAAGAGTTGACGGTTATTGTTTGGATTCAAGGATTACAACGGAGATTCTGTCAATTACACAGTGAATGATATATTCTTCAGGTGCTCATGGCATCTACGATGTTGTATGATTTTTGTTTACCTTAATTTGTATCATGGAGGCACTTGGGAAGAAAAGGAAGGGATTGGAAATTTTGCGGTTAAGTTgcaattctttgaaaaaattaacCATTTGGTCTCACTTGTCATTGGCAAGCAGCTCAAGGCACAAAAAGAAGTGTAAGGAAGATGATATTAAAGAAGTTAGTTCCAGTAAAAATGTATTTCAAGGAATAGTTACTGCTCCACCTTGTAGGAGCACCAGCCCGAACCCACCTGCAAGGGGTCTTAAGAGAAAAATTGGGTGTATTGATGCTGCAACTCAAATGGGtaggaagaagaagattgaTCAGGATTATGAGCTGGGTGTGATAATTGGGAAAGGGAAGTTTGGGTCAGTGACGTTGTGTCGGAATAAAGTGAGTGGAGAGCAGTTTGCATGCAAGACATTGCGGAAGGGTGAGGAGCTTGTATATCAGGAGGTGGAGATAATGCAGCATCTCTCTGGTCATCCTGGCATTGTAACATTAAGGGCAGTGTATGAAGATGCAGAATCATTCTATCTTGTGATGGAGTTCTGTTCTGGAGGACGGTTGCTTGATCAGATGGCTAGGGAAGGGAATTATTCAGAGCATCGAGCGGCTAATATACTGAAGGAACTGGTTTTGGTCATCAAGTACTGCCATGAGATGGGAGTCATTCATCGTGATATAAAACCCGAGAACATCCTGCTTACTAGTTCAGGACAGATGAAGCTTGCAGACTTTGGCTTAGCTGCGAGGGTGTCTAATGGTAATAATATTTCTATCAACAGAGCTGATACACATATTTTATTTCTAGAATTAATTTAAAGAAGGCATCGTACAACCTGTTGCTCAAGTATAAACTAATTGTTCATGAGAATGGTTGTATGCATAATGCAATCATCAACTTGACATCATACTGGTCGATTTCTTTTGTAAATCATTCGCTTTGTGTTCATGATTTCTaaaatatggtgtaaagcatGGTGATTGTTTCTATTTTACTACTTTTGTTTTGGCTTTAAATCAGAAACATGGTTTTTACTCT from Carya illinoinensis cultivar Pawnee chromosome 6, C.illinoinensisPawnee_v1, whole genome shotgun sequence includes:
- the LOC122313286 gene encoding 2-oxoglutarate-dependent dioxygenase 19-like, which translates into the protein MTTCKKLAESPGLTSIPSLYTHTANPKDIQAVSEDPEDPIPVIDFSLLTSGTPHQRSQAIQELGKACKDWGFFMLINHGVPERQMEAVIEGLRGFFDLTEEEKREFEGKNLLDPIRCGTSFNKSLEKVFFWRDFLKILINPDHEFQFPYKPAGFREVSLDYCKRIREVARELLKAISMSLGLEPCYIEKATNLESGLQVFAANLYPPCPQPELAMGLPPHSDHGLLTLLVQNGIGGLQTQHNGNWVKVNAIPNSFLVNTADQLEILSNGKYKSNVHRAVVNGKATRISLGIANGPSLETMIRPAPELESKEQPAAYIGMTYKGYLELQQGNQLDGKSCLDRVRAFN
- the LOC122313285 gene encoding serine/threonine-protein kinase PEPKR2-like isoform X1, whose product is MEALGKKRKGLEILRLSCNSLKKLTIWSHLSLASSSRHKKKCKEDDIKEVSSSKNVFQGIVTAPPCRSTSPNPPARGLKRKIGCIDAATQMGRKKKIDQDYELGVIIGKGKFGSVTLCRNKVSGEQFACKTLRKGEELVYQEVEIMQHLSGHPGIVTLRAVYEDAESFYLVMEFCSGGRLLDQMAREGNYSEHRAANILKELVLVIKYCHEMGVIHRDIKPENILLTSSGQMKLADFGLAARVSNGQSLAGVVGSPAYVAPEVLIGDYSEKVDIWSAGVLLHALLVGMLPFQGDSVEAIFQAIKKVNINFETGVWESVSQPARNLIAGMLTRDVSARLTADEVLRHPWLLFYTEQTLETSTFKSKTRNRVKLTSKQLTAITGVESERNKTIASSFLSDDSCLNSSSDSSSRRSEEQECGLVDALAVAISRVRISEPKRSRLCSPNSPIRQQCSSNMKLNNLCAAF